From Longimicrobium sp., the proteins below share one genomic window:
- the bla gene encoding class A beta-lactamase, producing the protein MGVPVRLRAFAFLALAACGNADAPREPKANALAASKAAEVPDTAGVMAELRRIASESGGTVGVAAIHVETGQRLALNARQPYPMASTFKLPLGLAILARVDSGRISLDDSLDVTPADFRLPPNPIVDSVGPAGGRATVRALLRSMLVDSDNAAADRLLRVVGGPAVATEHLRSRGIQGIRIDRSEGQVSWDYNGVNDVPPPAQWSLAEFERRTSAVAASEREAARARFWADPRDTAAPEAFAALLVQVQKGEGLSAESRRLVLDAMERSPRGRNRIRAGVPEGTTVGDRTGTIGRSTNDIGLITLPDGSHVALAVMVKMSTRTTEDEERTIARVARAVYDHFARQAKS; encoded by the coding sequence GTGGGGGTACCAGTGAGGCTGCGCGCGTTCGCGTTCCTCGCCCTGGCGGCGTGCGGAAACGCGGACGCGCCGCGCGAGCCGAAGGCGAACGCGCTCGCCGCCTCGAAAGCCGCCGAGGTCCCGGACACGGCAGGGGTGATGGCGGAGCTCCGGCGCATCGCCAGCGAGTCGGGCGGCACCGTGGGCGTGGCGGCGATTCACGTGGAGACGGGGCAGCGGCTCGCGCTGAACGCCCGCCAGCCGTACCCCATGGCGAGCACGTTCAAGCTGCCGCTGGGGCTGGCCATCCTGGCGCGCGTGGACAGCGGCCGGATTTCGCTGGACGACTCGCTGGACGTGACCCCGGCAGATTTCAGGCTTCCGCCCAACCCGATCGTCGATTCCGTCGGGCCGGCGGGGGGCAGGGCGACGGTGAGGGCGCTGCTCCGGTCGATGCTCGTCGACAGCGACAACGCCGCGGCGGACCGCCTTCTGCGCGTGGTCGGTGGGCCGGCGGTCGCCACGGAGCACCTGCGCTCGCGTGGCATCCAGGGCATCCGGATCGACCGCAGCGAGGGCCAGGTGTCCTGGGACTACAACGGCGTGAATGACGTGCCGCCACCCGCGCAGTGGTCCCTGGCAGAGTTCGAACGCCGCACGAGCGCGGTCGCCGCCAGCGAACGGGAGGCGGCGCGGGCGCGGTTCTGGGCCGATCCGCGCGACACGGCGGCGCCCGAGGCATTCGCGGCGCTGCTCGTGCAGGTGCAAAAGGGCGAGGGTCTGTCGGCGGAGAGCCGGCGGCTGGTGCTGGACGCGATGGAGCGCTCGCCCCGGGGGCGCAACCGCATCCGCGCGGGGGTCCCTGAGGGCACGACGGTGGGCGACCGGACGGGTACCATCGGCCGCAGCACTAACGACATCGGCCTGATCACGCTGCCCGACGGCTCGCACGTGGCGCTGGCGGTGATGGTGAAGATGTCCACGCGCACTACCGAGGACGAGGAGCGCACGATCGCCCGTGTGGCGCGGGCCGTGTACGACCACTTCGCGCGACAGGCGAAGTCCTGA